In Plodia interpunctella isolate USDA-ARS_2022_Savannah chromosome 1, ilPloInte3.2, whole genome shotgun sequence, one DNA window encodes the following:
- the Hs2st gene encoding heparin sulfate O-sulfotransferase, translated as MLNVHKLSFLSCLCVIVLIALYFHSEIARLEDSYRKIEYRLAQSHSESRQFFPKPLAKDDDDLVVIYNRVPKTGSTSFVGVAYDLCKKNHFKVLHINITANMHFMTLENQYKFAQNVTKWNEVKPALYHGHMAFLNFERLGTSSKPIFINLIRKPLDRLISYYYFLRNGDNFRPHLVRKKHGDKMTFDECVELSQPDCDPANMWLQVPFFCGHSAQCWKPGNHWALEQAKRNLVNHFLLVGVTEEMLDFITVLEATLPRFFKGATEHYLNSNKSHLRQTSAKIDPSPITIERIRQSSIWKMENELYEFAMEHFRFVKRKMLVSESNGVAQTYFYEKIRPK; from the exons ATGTTGAACGTGCACAAATTGTCGTTTCTCTCGTGTCTCtgtgttattgttttaatagcCCTATATTTTCACTCTGAGATAGCTCGTTTAGAGGATAGTTATCGCAAAATAG AATACAGATTAGCTCAATCGCATAGTGAATCTCGTCAGTTTTTTCCTAAACCGTTGGCAAAAGATGATGACGATTTGGTGGTTATCTACAACAGGGTGCCCAAAACAGGATCCACGAGTTTTGTGGGCGTAGCGTACGATTTGTGCAAGAAGAATCATTTCAAAGTTCTTCACATTAATATTACGGCAAATATGCATTTTATGACTTTGGAAAACCAGTATAAGTTTGCTCAGAATGTAACCAAATGGAACGAGGTGAAGCCGGCGCTCTACCACGGACACATGGCGTTCTTGAATTTTGAGAG ATTGGGCACATCATCAAAGCCAATATTCATCAACTTGATAAGAAAGCCCCTGGATCGGCTCATCTCATATTACTACTTCCTCAGGAACGGAGATAATTTTAGACCGCACTTAGTGAGGAAGAAGCATGGTGATAAAATG ACATTTGATGAGTGCGTAGAGCTAAGCCAGCCGGACTGTGATCCAGCCAACATGTGGCTGCAAGTACCCTTCTTCTGTGGACACTCAGCCCAGTGTtg gaaACCAGGCAACCATTGGGCTCTAGAGCAGGCGAAACGCAACCTAGTCAACCACTTCCTACTGGTTGGTGTCACAGAGGAAATGCTGGACTTCATAACAGTGCTCGAAGCCACCTTGCCCCGATTCTTCAAAGGTGCTACAGAGCACTATCTGAACAGTAACAAGTCCCATTTGAGACAGACCAGTGCGAAAATAGACCCTAGTCCTATAACAATAGAGAGGATACGGCAATCGTCTATATGGAAGATGGAGAACGAGTTATACGAGTTTGCTATGGAACATTTTAGatttgttaaaagaaaaatgttggTGAGCGAAAGTAATGGAGTAGCGCAAACGTATTTCTATGAGAAAATCAGACCTAAATGA